From Pseudodesulfovibrio sp. JC047, one genomic window encodes:
- a CDS encoding UvrD-helicase domain-containing protein, whose translation MSLLKQIKASAGSGKTYQLTRRFLTLLDASSDSAQPFICTGKKAHGFTWPEIMAVTFTNKAAAEMKERVVKGLKSSALNQGEERHTCSPDAARTTLSAILRRYHSLNIRTIDSLLALLLRLFALEFGIRPDFEIVFDEQELFDAVYDHFMDICLTDEAEHERLSKAMDTLIRTEGRNGFWIQDAIRSRIKELADHLRDIPGPLLTDQPTIKELLTTEYAAFKQAIADMTVYLNDTGLPANKNFLKFLAKCDALTLFDAPPDSKLIHKDSFADCVLKKGKPMVTEQVEAQYAHLQRVWAKYQSNHAMLCGAYTLAPAIDIAEQLTTGLDAVQKQRGMILGSSLAGHVNQLLTGENGVSEAYCRLGSRLHHLLVDEFQDTSRDQWKAITPLTQECLAKGGSLYFVGDVKQAIYGWRGGDSSLFDEVMTQPDIAPIADEKTAETLPDNWRSFRNVVEFNNLFFHHLETMDQTSQLADTLFSTADEPFKAEFAFDLTRSFAECGQSLPPKTADTSGYVRMKQLPGSKNSEIEENALTALNSLMDDLTARRNYKDIGILVRSHGHAALVCDLLVRKNIPVITENSLQLDRHPIVRQLAGLLGFLDYPRDDLAFLTFIGGSELFQAEAELEAETVLDWLIIPQKKPLGVQFREDYPDLWRRFIEPFYNQSGLMTPYDLTREAIRVFRVLERHPESELYVRRFLEVVHLAEENGYGSLTAFLEYWTEKSGDEKVPLPENIDAVRIMTIHKSKGLEFPVVIVPFHHWSVKPDQDFSVQEFEGNRVLVPMNKGLGRPYHESLGRAVREQLNLLYVAWTRSREELYGFFAEKPTTSPALAAMNQFLDLDENGCFEYGVTPTETCPSEPQTPVLPRELPRDETESRLMEWLPRLRVYRHNLDDYFFNERMRGEIAHKTMEYMTITGDDAADTERSMRLAIQDFPEVGALPANEYTQLTDELRAMSLWALSDIRLRTWLEHGLREPEIMDDKGQFKRIDLLSLGKETAIVDFKTGQPTPKNHEQVSEYMTILSSMPDIPEPQGFLVYLDLKKIIEVGRDA comes from the coding sequence ATGTCGCTTCTCAAACAGATCAAGGCTTCAGCCGGTTCCGGCAAGACGTACCAACTCACCCGCCGCTTTCTGACCCTGCTCGACGCGTCCAGCGACTCGGCACAACCATTTATCTGCACCGGCAAAAAAGCCCACGGTTTCACCTGGCCGGAAATCATGGCCGTGACCTTCACCAACAAGGCCGCCGCCGAAATGAAGGAACGCGTGGTCAAAGGCTTGAAGTCCAGTGCGCTCAACCAGGGCGAAGAACGGCACACCTGTTCACCAGACGCCGCTCGCACGACACTGAGTGCGATTCTTCGCCGCTATCACAGCTTGAATATCCGCACCATTGACTCCCTGCTCGCTTTACTGCTCAGACTCTTTGCCCTTGAATTCGGCATTCGCCCCGACTTTGAAATTGTCTTTGATGAGCAAGAACTCTTCGATGCGGTCTACGACCATTTCATGGACATCTGCCTGACAGACGAAGCCGAACACGAACGGTTGTCCAAGGCCATGGATACGCTGATTCGCACAGAAGGCCGAAACGGTTTCTGGATACAGGACGCAATCCGAAGCCGTATCAAGGAACTGGCGGACCACCTGCGGGATATTCCCGGTCCGCTTCTCACCGACCAGCCGACCATCAAAGAACTTCTGACCACAGAATACGCCGCCTTCAAACAGGCCATTGCGGACATGACGGTGTATTTGAACGACACCGGATTACCTGCCAACAAAAATTTTCTCAAATTTCTGGCAAAATGCGACGCGCTCACACTCTTTGACGCCCCTCCTGATTCGAAACTGATCCACAAGGACAGCTTTGCCGACTGCGTGCTGAAAAAAGGCAAGCCCATGGTCACGGAACAGGTCGAAGCCCAATACGCCCATTTGCAACGCGTCTGGGCCAAGTATCAAAGCAACCACGCCATGTTATGCGGTGCGTACACACTGGCCCCGGCCATTGATATCGCCGAACAGCTGACCACGGGACTCGACGCCGTCCAAAAACAACGCGGCATGATTCTCGGTTCCAGCCTGGCCGGTCATGTCAATCAACTCCTTACCGGTGAAAATGGCGTTTCCGAGGCATATTGCCGTCTGGGTTCCCGACTGCACCACCTGCTTGTGGACGAATTTCAGGACACCAGCCGAGACCAGTGGAAGGCCATCACCCCGCTCACGCAGGAATGTCTCGCCAAGGGCGGCAGTCTGTATTTCGTGGGAGATGTCAAACAGGCCATTTACGGCTGGCGTGGCGGCGACTCCTCACTCTTTGACGAGGTCATGACCCAACCGGACATCGCGCCCATTGCCGATGAAAAAACTGCGGAAACACTCCCTGACAATTGGCGCAGTTTCAGAAACGTGGTGGAATTCAACAATTTATTTTTTCACCATTTGGAAACCATGGACCAAACCAGCCAACTGGCGGACACCCTGTTCAGCACGGCAGACGAACCATTCAAGGCCGAATTCGCCTTTGACCTGACTCGTAGTTTCGCCGAGTGCGGTCAATCTCTGCCCCCCAAAACAGCGGACACAAGTGGCTACGTTCGCATGAAACAACTGCCGGGCAGCAAAAACAGCGAAATCGAAGAGAATGCCCTGACCGCGCTCAACAGTCTCATGGACGACCTCACCGCGCGCCGCAATTACAAGGACATTGGCATTCTGGTCCGCTCTCACGGCCATGCCGCGCTGGTCTGTGACCTGCTCGTCCGGAAAAACATCCCGGTCATCACGGAGAACTCCCTGCAACTGGATCGTCACCCCATTGTTCGCCAACTGGCCGGACTCCTCGGTTTTCTCGATTATCCACGAGACGACCTCGCCTTCCTGACCTTTATCGGCGGCAGCGAACTCTTTCAGGCCGAAGCCGAACTTGAGGCCGAGACTGTGCTGGATTGGCTCATCATTCCCCAAAAAAAGCCCTTGGGCGTGCAATTTCGCGAAGACTATCCCGACCTCTGGAGACGATTCATCGAACCCTTTTACAACCAATCCGGCTTAATGACCCCCTATGACCTGACCCGCGAGGCCATCCGGGTCTTTCGAGTCCTTGAACGGCACCCGGAGTCCGAACTGTACGTCCGACGATTCCTCGAAGTCGTCCATCTGGCCGAAGAAAACGGATACGGATCACTCACGGCCTTTCTTGAATATTGGACTGAAAAATCCGGGGATGAAAAAGTCCCGCTCCCGGAAAACATCGACGCGGTCCGCATCATGACTATCCACAAATCCAAAGGATTGGAATTTCCGGTGGTCATTGTTCCGTTCCACCATTGGTCCGTCAAACCGGATCAGGATTTTTCCGTGCAGGAATTCGAGGGCAACCGTGTTCTCGTGCCCATGAACAAGGGTCTCGGACGCCCGTACCATGAAAGTCTGGGACGAGCGGTCCGGGAACAGCTCAACCTGTTATACGTGGCATGGACCCGATCCCGCGAAGAACTCTACGGATTCTTTGCCGAAAAACCAACAACGTCTCCAGCCTTGGCCGCCATGAATCAATTTCTTGATCTGGATGAAAACGGCTGTTTTGAATACGGCGTCACACCGACAGAAACATGCCCGTCCGAACCGCAGACTCCGGTCCTCCCCCGTGAGCTGCCCCGGGACGAGACGGAAAGCCGACTCATGGAATGGCTTCCTCGATTGCGGGTTTACCGCCACAATCTCGACGACTACTTCTTCAACGAACGAATGCGTGGCGAAATAGCCCACAAGACCATGGAATACATGACTATCACTGGTGACGACGCTGCCGACACGGAACGCTCCATGCGACTGGCCATTCAGGATTTTCCGGAAGTCGGCGCACTTCCCGCCAACGAATACACCCAGTTGACAGACGAGCTTCGTGCAATGTCCCTCTGGGCTCTCTCGGACATCCGGCTCAGGACATGGCTCGAACACGGCCTCCGTGAGCCGGAAATCATGGACGACAAAGGCCAATTCAAACGAATCGACCTGTTGTCCCTTGGCAAGGAAACCGCCATTGTGGACTTCAAGACAGGTCAACCGACCCCCAAAAATCACGAACAGGTCAGCGAATACATGACAATCCTCTCCTCCATGCCGGACATCCCAGAACCACAGGGGTTTCTCGTCTATCTCGATCTCAAGAAAATCATCGAAGTCGGGAGGGATGCGTAA
- a CDS encoding EamA family transporter, translating to MVGFLYVLSAASMWGLIGLFTQYTLAEGISALEIAFWRAALAWIMFLIHASLTKQVKVHRTDLPALFGFGFICVTLFYGSYQLAIRDVGIGLAAVLLYTAPAWVALLSWLVLKEALTTTKMACVVMTILGVACISLGPQLLTGAPFNLNLFGLAAGLLSGFTYALYYIFGKKFLYRYATPTIFVYALPFGAALLFPFVTFADKTPQAWLLLIGLALVTSYIAFSLYYAGLKRLDATHASIIATFEPVVAALSAYILFGEHFSIFGSIGSALILVAVFLVILSGSKARRAEALNEV from the coding sequence ATGGTCGGATTCTTGTATGTTTTATCTGCGGCATCCATGTGGGGGCTGATCGGCCTCTTTACGCAATACACTCTTGCCGAAGGTATCAGCGCACTGGAAATAGCTTTCTGGCGCGCAGCCCTTGCGTGGATCATGTTCCTGATTCACGCAAGCCTGACAAAACAGGTCAAGGTTCACCGGACAGACCTGCCAGCCCTGTTCGGCTTCGGTTTCATCTGCGTCACACTTTTTTATGGTTCATATCAACTCGCCATCCGGGATGTGGGGATTGGACTGGCCGCCGTCCTGCTCTACACGGCACCGGCCTGGGTTGCGCTTCTGTCCTGGCTCGTCCTCAAGGAAGCATTGACCACAACAAAAATGGCCTGTGTGGTCATGACCATCCTTGGCGTCGCCTGCATCAGCCTCGGGCCACAGTTGCTCACCGGCGCACCTTTCAATCTCAACCTGTTTGGCCTAGCTGCGGGTCTGCTTTCCGGATTCACCTACGCGCTCTATTACATTTTCGGGAAAAAATTCCTGTACCGATACGCCACCCCCACCATTTTCGTCTATGCCCTGCCCTTTGGCGCGGCACTCCTTTTCCCATTCGTGACTTTTGCCGACAAGACCCCCCAGGCGTGGTTGCTTCTTATAGGGCTTGCTCTGGTCACAAGCTATATTGCTTTTTCCCTCTATTATGCCGGACTGAAACGATTGGATGCAACCCATGCATCGATTATCGCGACCTTTGAACCCGTGGTCGCGGCCCTGTCCGCCTATATTCTTTTCGGCGAACACTTTTCCATCTTCGGCTCCATTGGCAGTGCCCTGATCCTGGTGGCAGTCTTTCTGGTCATTCTTTCCGGCTCGAAAGCTCGTCGCGCCGAAGCACTCAACGAGGTATAA
- a CDS encoding RluA family pseudouridine synthase yields MVQGYAAIMDMQKKQTISEEVDGLRLDKVLSAVLDGESLRFRRRLCDDGRVLVNGRQRKPGYKVHAGQQLEIRAGSEAMSGTDLGVSVVHRNEAFAAVFKPGCVHSAAIAGREIPCVEGVLPELFPQNEPRLLNRLDYLTSGLVLVALNGDAENEYHTLEDGGYLRKYYCAEVQGRLDGVISVRHALDTADRKTTRVLPELSDDPYRWTDVTALSHDHERDTTLVQCLIMKGARHQIRAHLASLDHPIVGDSLYGADDASFLHLHHERFELPGFSASAPCPWGPQTEIS; encoded by the coding sequence ATGGTTCAAGGATATGCTGCCATTATGGATATGCAGAAAAAACAGACGATCAGTGAAGAAGTGGACGGATTGCGGCTGGATAAGGTGCTTTCCGCCGTTTTGGATGGGGAAAGCCTTCGGTTTCGACGGCGATTGTGTGACGATGGACGCGTCCTTGTAAATGGGAGGCAACGGAAGCCCGGATACAAGGTCCATGCGGGACAGCAACTGGAAATTCGTGCAGGGAGTGAGGCGATGTCTGGAACTGACTTGGGAGTGTCTGTGGTGCATCGAAATGAGGCATTTGCGGCGGTTTTCAAACCCGGATGTGTCCATTCGGCAGCCATTGCGGGGCGGGAAATTCCCTGCGTCGAAGGGGTGTTGCCTGAATTGTTTCCTCAGAATGAACCGAGATTGTTGAATCGATTGGATTATTTGACATCTGGGCTTGTGTTGGTCGCTTTGAATGGAGATGCCGAGAACGAGTACCATACGCTTGAGGATGGTGGGTATCTCAGAAAATATTATTGTGCCGAGGTTCAAGGGCGGTTGGATGGAGTGATTTCTGTGCGACACGCGTTGGATACGGCTGACCGAAAGACCACACGCGTTTTGCCCGAATTGTCGGACGATCCGTATCGTTGGACCGATGTGACGGCGTTGTCTCACGACCATGAGCGGGATACGACCTTGGTTCAGTGCCTTATCATGAAAGGGGCCCGTCATCAGATTCGGGCGCATTTGGCCTCACTCGACCATCCCATTGTGGGGGATTCTCTGTATGGAGCAGACGACGCATCTTTTTTGCATTTGCATCATGAGCGGTTCGAATTGCCGGGATTTTCGGCTTCGGCTCCGTGTCCATGGGGACCACAGACAGAGATCTCATAG
- a CDS encoding 30S ribosomal protein S1, translating into MSEEFKERNGVEEGEENFAELFEQYSEGGGDNLNIGDKVSGSVIQVGESTIFVDTGTKLDGVVEKAEMLDDEGNCTVADGDTVELYVVGKDSGGIKLSRAISGIGGLAMLEEAKNSNLPVEGKVESTCKGGFNITLMQHRAFCPVSQIDSRYVENPEEYVGKTLEFLVTKLEQSGRNIVVSRRSLLERDAAEAAKTFVSETQVGDEIEGTVTRLAAFGAFVEIMPGLEGLVHISQISYGRIGHPEEAVTVGQKVKAKIIGIEHDDKGRLKISLSMKELAQDPWDTLSATFTEGDKVTGKVVRLADFGAFVEIAPGVDGLVHVSEMSYTKRVNKPADFVSEGQQVSVKIKSIDLEKRRIGLSMKDAEGDPWLDVAEKYQAGQKVEGTVEKQEQFGIFIQLEPGITGLLPKSIIARSEKPAAFEKLHAGDSVEIVIGEVKATDRRISLTTGDVQDNGDWKQFAPKRQKSSAASGGMGLLGAKLQEAFNKKK; encoded by the coding sequence GTGTCCGAAGAATTCAAAGAGCGTAACGGCGTCGAAGAAGGCGAAGAGAATTTCGCCGAACTGTTTGAACAGTACAGCGAAGGTGGCGGAGACAATCTGAACATTGGCGACAAGGTTTCAGGCTCAGTCATCCAGGTAGGAGAAAGCACCATTTTCGTGGACACAGGCACCAAGCTGGATGGCGTGGTGGAAAAAGCGGAAATGCTGGACGACGAAGGCAATTGCACTGTCGCAGATGGCGACACTGTAGAACTCTACGTGGTTGGCAAAGACTCGGGCGGTATCAAGTTATCCCGTGCCATTTCCGGCATTGGTGGACTGGCCATGCTTGAAGAAGCCAAGAACAGCAACCTGCCCGTTGAAGGCAAGGTCGAATCCACCTGCAAAGGTGGCTTCAACATCACATTGATGCAGCACCGCGCGTTCTGTCCGGTCAGCCAGATCGACAGCCGTTATGTGGAAAATCCCGAGGAATATGTCGGCAAGACCTTGGAATTCCTCGTGACCAAGTTGGAACAAAGTGGCCGTAACATCGTTGTTTCCCGCCGTTCCCTGCTGGAACGCGACGCCGCAGAAGCCGCTAAAACATTTGTGTCCGAGACACAGGTCGGCGACGAGATCGAAGGCACCGTCACCCGATTGGCAGCATTTGGCGCATTTGTCGAAATCATGCCCGGCCTGGAAGGACTGGTCCATATTTCCCAGATTTCATACGGACGCATTGGACACCCCGAAGAAGCCGTCACTGTGGGACAAAAAGTCAAAGCGAAGATCATTGGCATCGAGCATGATGACAAGGGCCGTCTCAAGATTTCCCTGTCCATGAAAGAACTGGCTCAGGACCCATGGGACACCCTGTCAGCGACCTTTACCGAAGGAGACAAGGTAACCGGCAAGGTCGTGCGTCTGGCAGACTTCGGCGCATTTGTCGAAATTGCTCCCGGCGTGGACGGATTGGTCCATGTCTCGGAAATGAGCTATACCAAACGCGTGAACAAACCTGCTGATTTTGTTTCCGAAGGCCAACAGGTTTCGGTCAAGATCAAATCCATTGATCTCGAAAAACGACGCATCGGCCTGTCCATGAAAGACGCCGAAGGCGATCCGTGGCTCGATGTGGCCGAAAAATATCAAGCTGGCCAAAAAGTTGAAGGGACCGTCGAGAAACAAGAACAATTCGGCATCTTCATCCAGCTCGAACCCGGCATCACCGGCCTGTTGCCCAAATCCATCATTGCCCGCTCCGAGAAACCAGCGGCTTTTGAAAAATTGCATGCTGGCGACAGTGTTGAAATCGTCATCGGAGAGGTCAAGGCCACTGACCGTCGAATCTCTCTGACGACTGGCGATGTGCAAGATAATGGCGACTGGAAACAGTTTGCACCCAAAAGACAAAAATCGTCCGCAGCCTCCGGTGGCATGGGCCTTCTCGGCGCCAAGTTGCAGGAAGCCTTCAATAAAAAGAAATAA
- the ftsY gene encoding signal recognition particle-docking protein FtsY: protein MGFFSKLKKAWSSPEDAAQQALDEYKREKGIEIEEHSASEPESPAVQQTVATAPQTETDAAPTPETDWQAGLTLSLRQAEPKLSQWLNIIVEGVDEKGPALWDRLAFLFKALGAPDAEAKDFIAKFDAWLDEMGYVVVAEFKSELQFRLALALDLEDEEDERDRLFLKLSEGISKTREQITKRIDTLLSSHTSLNDEFWEEFEEILIMADVGMEAANQLMDNLKARARKAGTDNPDDFKAILRDELEDIFKVPPRIEAVNPPEVLMMVGVNGVGKTTTIAKLAYRAQMQGRKVLIAAGDTFRAAAIEQLEVWANRINAGFFAKAEGSDPAAVAYEAMDKAISEGYDLLLLDTAGRLHTKTNLMEELTKIQRVVGKKHEGAPHRNVLVIDATTGQNALSQTKLFNEAVGVDEIILTKLDGTAKGGVVVAVTLQNKLPITYVGLGEKMEDLRPFNGKDFAKALLT from the coding sequence ATGGGATTTTTCAGCAAACTGAAAAAAGCCTGGTCAAGCCCGGAAGACGCGGCCCAGCAGGCTCTTGACGAATACAAAAGAGAAAAAGGCATAGAAATCGAGGAGCATTCCGCTTCCGAGCCTGAATCTCCTGCCGTACAACAGACAGTTGCAACGGCTCCGCAAACGGAAACTGACGCCGCGCCCACGCCTGAAACGGATTGGCAGGCCGGGCTGACGCTGTCTCTGCGTCAGGCAGAACCAAAACTTTCTCAATGGTTAAATATCATTGTGGAAGGCGTGGATGAAAAAGGCCCTGCCCTCTGGGATCGACTGGCGTTTCTTTTCAAAGCCCTGGGCGCACCAGACGCCGAAGCCAAAGATTTCATCGCCAAATTTGACGCATGGCTCGACGAAATGGGGTACGTCGTTGTTGCCGAATTCAAATCCGAGCTGCAATTCAGACTGGCGTTGGCCCTGGACCTGGAGGATGAAGAAGACGAACGCGATCGGCTGTTCCTCAAATTATCCGAAGGTATCTCCAAAACCCGCGAGCAAATTACCAAGCGCATTGATACCCTGCTGTCCAGCCACACATCGTTAAACGATGAATTCTGGGAAGAATTCGAAGAAATTCTCATCATGGCAGATGTCGGCATGGAAGCGGCCAACCAGCTCATGGACAACCTCAAGGCCCGCGCCCGCAAGGCAGGAACCGACAACCCAGATGACTTCAAGGCCATCCTCCGGGATGAATTGGAAGATATCTTCAAGGTTCCACCCCGCATTGAGGCCGTAAACCCTCCCGAAGTCCTGATGATGGTGGGCGTCAACGGCGTTGGTAAAACCACCACCATTGCCAAGCTGGCCTATCGCGCCCAAATGCAAGGCAGAAAGGTGCTCATCGCTGCCGGAGACACATTCCGCGCGGCTGCCATCGAGCAACTTGAAGTCTGGGCCAACCGTATCAACGCAGGTTTTTTCGCAAAAGCAGAAGGGTCTGATCCGGCTGCCGTGGCTTACGAGGCCATGGACAAGGCGATCAGTGAAGGATATGACCTGCTGCTACTTGACACGGCAGGCAGGTTGCATACAAAAACCAACCTGATGGAAGAACTGACAAAGATCCAGCGAGTCGTCGGCAAGAAGCACGAAGGTGCTCCTCACCGCAACGTGCTGGTTATTGATGCCACAACCGGCCAAAACGCCTTGTCCCAGACCAAACTGTTCAACGAAGCAGTGGGCGTGGATGAAATCATCCTGACCAAACTGGACGGCACGGCCAAAGGCGGTGTAGTGGTGGCAGTGACTCTGCAAAACAAACTGCCGATAACCTACGTCGGCCTGGGCGAAAAGATGGAAGATCTTCGTCCGTTTAACGGCAAAGATTTTGCCAAGGCACTTCTCACATAA
- the asnS gene encoding asparagine--tRNA ligase, whose translation MKRTKIKDALNATAPMDEILIKGWVRSKRDNKGFSFVALNDGSCLATIQAIVDHTPEIEEALSRIGTGASVGIVGELVESPGKGQKWEIRGKKLEVIGEADQETFPLQKKRHSDEFLRSIAHLRPRTNKYGAMFRMRSALAQAVHKYFSEKDFFYIHTPIITGSDCEGAGEMFRVTSLEAGSQLPPEEDFFGQPSQLTVSGQLSAEMFSLSLGDVYTFGPTFRAENSNTPRHVAEFWMIEPEIVFSDLSDDMDLGEDMIKYLVAHMLDNCAEDVELFAKWVDKGLMPTLQTILDKPFERVPYTEAIEILKKTKKKFEYPVEWGMDLQTEHERFLCEEKFKKPVYVYDYPKTIKPFYMRMNDDNTTVAAMDCLVPRIGELIGGSQREERMDVLVARMDEMGLNKDDYWWYLDSRKYGTAPHAGFGMGFERMLMLVTGVSNIRDVMPFPRTPKSLDF comes from the coding sequence ATGAAACGAACCAAGATAAAAGATGCGCTGAACGCAACGGCTCCCATGGATGAGATTCTCATCAAGGGATGGGTTCGTTCCAAGCGTGACAACAAGGGTTTTTCTTTTGTGGCTTTGAATGATGGCTCCTGTTTGGCGACCATTCAGGCAATTGTTGACCATACTCCGGAGATCGAAGAAGCCTTGTCTCGGATTGGGACCGGGGCATCTGTCGGGATTGTTGGTGAATTGGTCGAATCGCCGGGCAAAGGACAGAAGTGGGAAATTCGTGGGAAAAAGCTTGAAGTGATCGGTGAAGCGGATCAAGAAACATTTCCCCTTCAGAAAAAACGGCATTCGGACGAGTTTCTGCGTTCGATCGCCCACTTGCGGCCACGGACCAATAAATATGGGGCCATGTTTCGTATGCGGTCCGCCTTGGCGCAGGCTGTCCATAAGTATTTTTCCGAAAAAGATTTTTTCTACATTCATACCCCCATCATCACCGGGTCCGATTGCGAAGGTGCCGGAGAGATGTTTCGAGTGACCAGTCTGGAGGCCGGTTCCCAGTTGCCGCCCGAAGAAGATTTTTTTGGTCAACCGTCACAATTAACCGTGTCAGGTCAGTTGTCCGCCGAGATGTTTTCCCTGTCTTTGGGCGATGTTTATACCTTTGGGCCGACATTCCGTGCCGAAAATTCGAACACGCCGCGTCACGTGGCTGAGTTCTGGATGATCGAACCGGAAATCGTTTTTTCGGACTTGTCTGATGACATGGACCTTGGCGAAGACATGATTAAATACCTTGTGGCTCACATGCTCGACAATTGTGCCGAGGACGTGGAGCTGTTTGCCAAGTGGGTGGACAAGGGACTCATGCCGACGTTGCAGACCATTCTGGACAAACCGTTCGAGCGAGTACCGTACACCGAGGCCATTGAGATTCTCAAAAAGACCAAGAAAAAGTTCGAATATCCGGTGGAGTGGGGCATGGACCTCCAGACCGAGCATGAACGATTCCTGTGTGAAGAGAAATTTAAGAAACCCGTCTACGTGTACGATTATCCCAAGACCATCAAACCCTTTTATATGCGTATGAACGATGACAACACGACCGTTGCCGCCATGGATTGTCTCGTTCCCCGCATTGGAGAGCTGATCGGCGGGAGCCAGCGTGAAGAACGTATGGACGTGCTGGTGGCGCGCATGGATGAAATGGGGCTGAACAAGGATGACTATTGGTGGTATCTTGATTCCCGCAAGTACGGGACCGCACCTCATGCTGGGTTTGGCATGGGTTTCGAGCGGATGCTGATGCTTGTCACGGGTGTCTCCAATATCCGTGATGTCATGCCGTTCCCTCGGACGCCAAAGAGCCTCGATTTTTGA
- a CDS encoding AraC family transcriptional regulator, whose amino-acid sequence MKDTTKNLYFERMHLVLRHIQANLDEDLTLESLAAMTFFSPIHFHRIFKGMFGETVIEHIRRIRMERAATRLAMGTSSVTVAAFDAGYETVESFSRAFKKMFDCPPSKYQENHWKNLYKRLSGSVHYLPENARIRLTITQQKEVSMKVKIERIAPLRVAYVRHVGPYKDCTQAWETLCAWAEPKGLFDPLPKFIGICYDDPQVTPADKIRYDACFTVHADVEGAGEIGIQTLSGGDYAVTRHCGPYSELEQAYGKLMGQWLPTSGQELKEGPSFEIYLNAPDNTPPEELQTDIYLPLK is encoded by the coding sequence ATGAAAGACACCACCAAAAATCTCTACTTTGAACGAATGCATTTGGTATTGCGTCATATTCAAGCGAATCTTGACGAAGATCTCACGCTTGAATCACTTGCTGCCATGACCTTTTTTTCTCCGATTCATTTTCATCGGATATTCAAAGGCATGTTCGGCGAAACCGTCATCGAACACATTCGTCGAATCCGCATGGAACGAGCCGCAACCAGATTGGCGATGGGGACATCGTCTGTCACGGTCGCAGCTTTTGATGCCGGATATGAAACGGTGGAGTCATTCAGCCGGGCATTCAAGAAAATGTTTGATTGTCCACCTTCCAAATATCAGGAGAACCACTGGAAAAATTTGTACAAAAGACTTTCCGGCTCGGTTCACTATCTCCCTGAAAATGCGCGCATCAGGTTAACCATTACCCAACAAAAGGAAGTCTCCATGAAAGTGAAAATTGAACGAATTGCTCCGTTACGAGTGGCCTATGTCAGACATGTCGGTCCCTACAAGGACTGCACACAAGCATGGGAAACGCTCTGCGCATGGGCTGAACCCAAAGGGCTTTTTGACCCGCTCCCGAAATTCATCGGCATCTGTTATGATGATCCCCAAGTCACGCCTGCGGATAAAATTCGCTACGATGCCTGTTTCACCGTTCACGCCGATGTTGAAGGAGCAGGAGAAATCGGAATTCAAACCCTGTCTGGCGGAGACTATGCTGTCACCCGACATTGTGGTCCATACAGCGAACTGGAACAGGCATATGGGAAACTCATGGGCCAATGGCTCCCCACCAGCGGCCAAGAACTCAAAGAAGGTCCCAGTTTCGAGATATATCTGAATGCACCGGACAACACACCGCCCGAAGAACTGCAAACGGACATCTATCTTCCCCTCAAATAA